A window from Branchiostoma floridae strain S238N-H82 chromosome 16, Bfl_VNyyK, whole genome shotgun sequence encodes these proteins:
- the LOC118403838 gene encoding uncharacterized protein LOC118403838, producing the protein MKKTSDETKTEPLVSNNDNNMNLAGNNGTDTFKGNTRSNKSRDPNPMYTHKNTDPYLVSTPKNVNPNPMYLPSTMNPPPNEINPNPMYLPSTTEPNVSPGPASKSNNNDRCIQPSADNSQQDEEAKLTPANNENACLQPYAVTKLQDEEVDTVVENNHCIQPYAFRCIKRNKTVLKSSNCDAAKPYAFGYQEDDFDSAKSCGYSCTQPYAVKYQADDGTDVGPVDCSVIQPYAVGYQEHDNDYPLPGTDVTAKNGHTASLGINSDDVDIKPYAVRYQEHDDSGNDNPSSITDAASGDDEVDITPYATAYMDQDDMACGTTSGDTQTKDPFQKRTDATYSNNDVNDALHRNPMYVPNAQRQEAFGTKFLHFKAPVLLIIILYFALLSWLINQISKT; encoded by the coding sequence ATGAAGAAAACATCGGACGAGACGAAAACGGAACCCTTGGTGTCCAACAATGATAACAACATGAACTTGGCAGGGAACAATGGTACTGACACTTTCAAGGGTAACACGCGCAGTAACAAGTCCAGGGATCCAAATCCAATGTACACACATAAAAACACGGACCCTTATCTGGTGTCCACCCCAAAAAACGTTAACCCTAATCCGATGTACCTGCCAAGCACCATGAACCCCCCTCCAAACGAAATTAACCCTAATCCGATGTACCTGCCAAGCACCACGGAGCCAAACGTCAGTCCTGGACCCGCCTCCAAGTCAAACAACAACGATCGCTGCATCCAGCCATCAGCTGATAACAGTCAGCAAGATGAAGAAGCCAAGTTAACGCCAGCTAACAACGAAAATGCTTGCCTTCAGCCGTATGCTGTTACAAAACTGCAAGATGAGGAAGTGGACACTGTTGTTGAGAACAATCACTGTATCCAACCATATGCTTTTAGATGCATAAAACGTAATAAAACCGTCTTAAAATCATCTAACTGTGATGCCGCCAAGCCCTATGCTTTTGGATACCAAGAAGATGACTTCGACTCAGCTAAGAGCTGTGGTTATTCCTGCACCCAACCATATGCTGTTAAATACCAGGCAGACGATGGCACTGATGTCGGGCCAGTTGACTGTAGTGTCATCCAGCCATATGCAGTTGGATACCAGGAACATGATAATGATTATCCACTTCCAGGGACTGATGTAACAGCCAAAAATGGACATACAGCCTCACTCGGTATAAATTCTGATGATGTGGACATTAAACCATATGCTGTTAGATATCAAGAACATGACGATAGTGGTAATGATAACCCATCCTCAATAACTGATGCCGCCTCTGGTGATGACGAAGTCGACATTACACCGTATGCTACCGCATACATGGACCAGGATGACATGGCGTGTGGCACAACTTCAGGGGATACTCAAACAAAGGACCCATTCCAGAAGCGGACAGATGCTACATACAGCAACAACGATGTCAACGATGCTTTACATCGGAATCCGATGTATGTGCCAAACGCTCAACGACAGGAAGCTTTCGGTAcgaaatttttacattttaaagCCCCTGTCCTGCTGAtaatcattttgtattttgcccTTCTTAGCTGGTTAattaatcagatcagtaaaacttga
- the LOC118432838 gene encoding uncharacterized protein LOC118432838, with protein sequence MSSRGLEAMAEDLSSDAIFLNKLMPKPTAEAAQPLSMQAAGGGNLHIPGKCEGNEQDDDDQGAIKSDAAVETSTGDTYPIAYICEDGSTCRMKKTSEETKTEPFRAKKTTSKNNNDMNVAYNDSFKETDSNMHTKARDQNPMYTQGTMNPPNDITFNSMYTQCTMDVIPNPMYTQSSMNPPPNQVSRNPMHSRSIMTPLPNEDNSNQMYTQSKINPSPNDVTLNPVYTQSTTNPSPNDDTPNPMYTQSTMNPPPYDDTPNSMYTQSTMNPLPNDDTPNPVYLQSIMAMEPDVSPGQASKSNNSDGNFCTQPSADTRQQGDEVTFIPATNDGKQLKNGDEESVVEAANNEDIKPYAAKYQEDDEPATESIGCDAIQPYAVKYKERDTTAENGQTDSITSDDIDINPYASAYMNQDVIAGGTTSGDNQPTAAPNSNNDVLGNPSSNDATNPTDVVSEERQHVPHALHPNPFYVPNAQHSADWECTRQQVCSVPTAVTVVGLFIVSVVFFWLFFDTNTPAPTVTVDTTFISGPTGVPTPPAVFNSSQHEENHQGPTGCCRFNSSTTAVSNGAQPAAICRSLVEAKTFLRT encoded by the exons ATGTCATCAAGAGGTCTCGAAGCCATGGCTGAAGATTTATCCTCCGACGCCATCTTCTTGAATAAACTTATGCCAAAACCAACTGCAGAAGCTGCACAGCCTCTCTCCATGCAAGCTGCCGGAGGAGGCAATCTCCACATCCCAGGTAAATGTGAGGGAAATGAACAAGACGACGATGACCAAGGCGCTATTAAAAGCGATGCTGCAGTTGAGACCAGTACTGGTGACACATACCCTATAGCATACATATGCGAGGATGGCAGTACATGCAGAATGAAGAAAACGTCGGAGGAGACGAAAACTGAACCCTTTCGGGCAAAGAAGACAACCAGCAAGAATAATAACGACATGAACGTGGCATATAACGATAGTTTCAAGGAAACTGACAGTAACATGCACACGAAGGCCAGGGATCAAAATCCGATGTACACACAAGGCACCATGAATCCTCCAAACGACATTACTTTTAACTCGATGTACACTCAATGCACCATGGACGTTATTCCAAACCCGATGTACACACAAAGCTCCATGAACCCTCCTCCAAACCAAGTTTCTCGTAATCCGATGCACAGTCGAAGCATCATGACCCCTCTGCCAAACGAAGACAATTCTAACCAGATGTACACTCAAAGCAAAATCAACCCTTCTCCAAACGACGTTACTCTGAACCCGGTGTACACACAAAGCACCACCAACCCTTCTCCAAACGACGATACTCCTAACCCAATGTACACACAAAGCACTATGAACCCTCCTCCATACGACGATACTCCTAACTCGATGTACACACAAAGCACTATGAACCCTCTTCCAAACGACGATACTCCTAATCCGGTGTACCTACAAAGCATCATGGCCATGGAGCCAGATGTCAGCCCTGGACAAGCCTCCAAGTCAAACAACAGTGATGGCAACTTCTGCACTCAGCCATCAGCTGATACACGTCAGCAAGGTGATGAAGTCACCTTTATACCTGCTACCAACGATGGCAAACAACTGAAAAATGGTGATGAGGAAAGTGTCGTTGAGGCAGCAAACAATGAGGACATCAAGCCGTATGCAGCTAAATACCAGGAAGACGACGAACCCGCTACTGAGTCAATTGGATGTGATGCTATCCAGCCTTACGCTGTTAAATACAAGGAACGTGATACTACAGCTGAAAACGGACAAACAGATAGTATCACCTCTGATGATATAGACATTAACCCATATGCTTCCGCATACATGAACCAGGATGTCATAGCGGGTGGTACAACGTCAGGGGACAATCAACCAACAGCGGCTCCAAACAGCAACAATGATGTCTTGGGCAACCCATCGAGCAATGATGCAACAAATCCTACTGATGTTGTCAGTGAGGAAAGGCAACATGTCCCGCATGCGCTTCATCCAAACCCGTTTTACGTGCCAAACGCCCAGCATTCTGCAGATTGGG AATGTACACGTCAGCAGGTATGCTCAGTTCCAACAGCGGTTACAGTCGTTGGTCTATTCATCGTCAGCGTAGTCTTTTTCTGGCTATTCTTTGATACCAACACACCAGCG CCAACAGTGACTGTGGATACTACCTTTATCTCTGGTCCCACTGGTGTCCCCACTCCACCGGCAGTCTTCAACAGCTCACAACATGAAG AAAACCACCAGGGACCGACTGGATGCTGCAGGTTTAACTCCTCAACGACGGCAGTCTCCAATGGCGCCCAACCTGCAG CAATCTGtaggagcctggtagaagctaaGACCTTCCTACGGACGTAG